One Babylonia areolata isolate BAREFJ2019XMU chromosome 20, ASM4173473v1, whole genome shotgun sequence DNA segment encodes these proteins:
- the LOC143295474 gene encoding cilia- and flagella-associated protein 144-like yields the protein MKRSHMIPVQKYKQPQTEAQEIGWISKPLLDTDIKDRRLNFHRQRNPLTHFMEKAWLEKEQQNMSN from the exons ATGAAGCGGTCACACATGATCCCCGTGCAGAAATACAAACAGCCGCAGACAGAGGCCCAAGAAATTGGCTGGATATCCAAACCCTTG CTGGACACAGACATTAAAGACCGACGCCTGAACTTCCACAGGCAGCGGAACCCCCTGACCCACTTCATGGAGAAGGCGTGGCTGGAGAAAGAACAGCAAAACATGAGCaactaa